One Drosophila santomea strain STO CAGO 1482 chromosome X, Prin_Dsan_1.1, whole genome shotgun sequence DNA segment encodes these proteins:
- the LOC120455828 gene encoding flotillin-2 isoform X4, translating to MSAVWMGVFKVALIVGVTSLVVRRNVSLHKRTLTVEEVYKDRDQFAALVREVAAPDVGRMGIEILSFTIKDVYDDVQYLASLGKAQTAVVKRDADAGVAEANRDAGIREAECEKSAMDVKYSTDTKIEDNTRMYKLQKANFDQEINTAKAESQLAYELQAAKIRQRIRNEEIQIEVVERRKQIEIESQEVQRKDRELTGTVKLPAEAEAFRLQTLAQAKQCQTIEGARAEAERIRKIGSAEAHAIELVGKAEAERMRMKAHVYKQYGDAAIMNIVLESLPKIAAEVAAPLAKTDEIVLIGGNDNITNDVTRLVAQLPPSINALTGVDLSKVLSKIPGAKA from the exons ATGTCCGCCGTTTGGATGGGCGTCTTTAAGGTGGCCCTGATAGTGGGCGTTACCTCGCTGGTGGTCAGGCG CAATGTGTCCTTACACAAAA GAACGCTTACAGTAGAAGAGGTATACAAGGACCGCGACCAGTTCGCTGCCTTGGTGCGCGAGGTGGCCGCACCGGACGTGGGTCGCATGGGCATCGAGATCCTATCGTTCACCATCAAGGACGTCTACGATGATGTGCAGTATCTGGCCTCGTTGGGCAAGGCCCAGACCGCTGTGGTCAAGCGGGATGCCGATGCCGGCGTGGCGGAGGCCAATCGAGATGCCGGTATACGTGAGGCGGAGTGCGAGAAGAGCGCCATGGATGTGAAATACTCGACGGACACAAAGATCGAGGACAACACCAGGATGTACAAGCTGCAGAAGGCCAATTTCGATCAGGAGATCAATACGGCCAAGGCCGAATCGCAGCTGGCCTACGAACTGCAGGCGGCCAAGATACGCCAGCGCATCCGTAACGAGGAGATCCAAATCGAGGTGGTGGAGCGACGCAAGCAGATCGAGATCGAGTCGCAGGAAGTGCAGCGCAAGGATCGCGAGCTCACTGGCACAGTCAAGCTGCCCGCCGAGGCCGAGGCCTTCCGCCTCCAGACCCTCGCGCAGGCCAAGCA ATGCCAGACCATCGAGGGTGCCCGTGCCGAGGCGGAGCGCATCCGTAAGATCGGATCGGCGGAGGCCCATGCCATCGAGTTGGTGGGCAAGGCGGAGGCGGAACGCATGCGGATGAAGGCCCACGTGTACAAGCAGTACGGCGATGCTGCAATCATGAACATTGTGCTCGAGTCGCTGCCCAAG ATTGCCGCTGAAGTGGCTGCACCACTGGCCAAGACCGATGAGATTGTCCTGATTGGCGGCAATGATAATATAACCAATGACGTGACCCGCTTGGTGGCCCAGCTACCGCCATCAATCAACGCCCTGACCGGCGTGGATCTGTCCAAGGTTTTGTCCAAGATTCCGGGGGCCAAGGCGTGA
- the LOC120455828 gene encoding flotillin-2 isoform X3, with protein MGIEILSFTIKDVYDDVQYLASLGKAQTAVVKRDADAGVAEANRDAGIREAECEKSAMDVKYSTDTKIEDNTRMYKLQKANFDQEINTAKAESQLAYELQAAKIRQRIRNEEIQIEVVERRKQIEIESQEVQRKDRELTGTVKLPAEAEAFRLQTLAQAKQCQTIEGARAEAERIRKIGSAEAHAIELVGKAEAERMRMKAHVYKQYGDAAIMNIVLESLPKIAAEVAAPLAKTDEIVLIGGNDNITNDVTRLVAQLPPSINALTGVDLSKVLSKIPGAKA; from the exons ATGGGCATCGAGATCCTATCGTTCACCATCAAGGACGTCTACGATGATGTGCAGTATCTGGCCTCGTTGGGCAAGGCCCAGACCGCTGTGGTCAAGCGGGATGCCGATGCCGGCGTGGCGGAGGCCAATCGAGATGCCGGTATACGTGAGGCGGAGTGCGAGAAGAGCGCCATGGATGTGAAATACTCGACGGACACAAAGATCGAGGACAACACCAGGATGTACAAGCTGCAGAAGGCCAATTTCGATCAGGAGATCAATACGGCCAAGGCCGAATCGCAGCTGGCCTACGAACTGCAGGCGGCCAAGATACGCCAGCGCATCCGTAACGAGGAGATCCAAATCGAGGTGGTGGAGCGACGCAAGCAGATCGAGATCGAGTCGCAGGAAGTGCAGCGCAAGGATCGCGAGCTCACTGGCACAGTCAAGCTGCCCGCCGAGGCCGAGGCCTTCCGCCTCCAGACCCTCGCGCAGGCCAAGCA ATGCCAGACCATCGAGGGTGCCCGTGCCGAGGCGGAGCGCATCCGTAAGATCGGATCGGCGGAGGCCCATGCCATCGAGTTGGTGGGCAAGGCGGAGGCGGAACGCATGCGGATGAAGGCCCACGTGTACAAGCAGTACGGCGATGCTGCAATCATGAACATTGTGCTCGAGTCGCTGCCCAAG ATTGCCGCTGAAGTGGCTGCACCACTGGCCAAGACCGATGAGATTGTCCTGATTGGCGGCAATGATAATATAACCAATGACGTGACCCGCTTGGTGGCCCAGCTACCGCCATCAATCAACGCCCTGACCGGCGTGGATCTGTCCAAGGTTTTGTCCAAGATTCCGGGGGCCAAGGCGTGA